In Pseudomonas sp. ADAK18, a single window of DNA contains:
- a CDS encoding DUF2970 domain-containing protein yields the protein MDDPVDNKPPTFWQMLHSVMAAAFGVQSGKNRARDFTHGKPSHFVVLGILFTAIFALALFGIVKLVLHLAGV from the coding sequence ATGGACGATCCAGTCGACAACAAGCCGCCAACCTTCTGGCAAATGCTCCACAGCGTGATGGCTGCCGCCTTTGGCGTACAAAGCGGCAAGAACCGCGCCCGGGACTTTACCCACGGCAAACCCAGCCATTTCGTGGTACTGGGGATCCTGTTCACCGCAATCTTCGCCTTGGCGCTGTTTGGCATCGTCAAGTTGGTGCTGCATCTGGCCGGGGTATAA
- a CDS encoding ABC transporter substrate-binding protein, whose product MLKVLCACVWLVGMVCGATAHATSVVFLNPGTSTETFWVSYAQFMQAAAKDLGLDLRVRYSERDPQNTLQQAREALQGPERPDYLVLVNEQYIAPQILRLSQGSGVKLLIVNNALTVDQMQLLDAGKYPNWIGSIVADDELAGYLMLKDMLRQFGETKPGQSLDLLAFSGAKNTPAAQRREDGLRRALYEHPEVRLRQVVYGEWNRQRAFEQATQLFKRYPQTALVWSANDEMALGAMQAAQEAGHTPGKDVLFSAVNSSSEVLGARIEGRLNTLVAGHFTTGGWAMVLLDDDAHGVDIGLHGGRYRKEALFQLIEPEQARRLQAINASQQYNVDFRALSAQGKPESYRYPFSLQLLMH is encoded by the coding sequence ATGCTGAAGGTTCTTTGTGCGTGTGTGTGGTTGGTGGGGATGGTGTGCGGGGCAACGGCCCATGCAACGTCGGTGGTCTTTCTCAATCCCGGCACTTCGACTGAAACCTTCTGGGTCAGTTATGCGCAATTCATGCAGGCCGCCGCCAAGGACCTCGGCCTGGATTTGCGCGTGCGCTATTCCGAGCGCGACCCGCAGAACACCCTCCAACAGGCCCGTGAAGCCTTGCAGGGGCCAGAGCGACCGGATTACCTGGTGCTGGTCAACGAGCAGTACATCGCCCCGCAAATTCTGCGTCTATCCCAGGGCAGTGGCGTCAAGCTGCTAATCGTCAACAACGCCCTGACGGTCGATCAGATGCAGTTGCTGGACGCTGGCAAATACCCTAACTGGATTGGCAGTATCGTGGCTGACGATGAGCTGGCCGGTTACCTGATGCTCAAGGACATGCTGCGTCAGTTCGGTGAGACCAAGCCTGGCCAGTCCCTTGACCTGCTGGCCTTTTCCGGCGCCAAGAACACTCCTGCGGCCCAGCGACGCGAAGATGGCCTGCGCCGTGCCCTGTACGAGCATCCTGAAGTGCGCCTGCGTCAGGTGGTGTATGGCGAATGGAACCGCCAGCGCGCCTTTGAGCAGGCCACACAGTTGTTCAAGCGTTATCCGCAGACGGCGCTGGTGTGGTCGGCCAACGATGAAATGGCCTTGGGGGCCATGCAGGCGGCGCAGGAGGCCGGACACACACCCGGCAAGGACGTGTTGTTCAGTGCGGTCAATAGCTCGTCCGAGGTGCTGGGTGCACGCATTGAAGGTCGGCTGAATACACTGGTGGCCGGGCATTTCACCACGGGTGGCTGGGCAATGGTGCTGCTCGATGACGATGCCCACGGCGTGGATATCGGTTTGCATGGCGGTCGTTACCGCAAGGAAGCACTGTTCCAGTTGATCGAGCCGGAGCAGGCTCGGCGTCTACAAGCCATCAACGCCAGCCAGCAATACAACGTGGATTTTCGTGCACTGTCAGCCCAAGGCAAGCCCGAGTCCTACCGTTATCCCTTCAGCCTGCAACTGCTGATGCACTGA
- a CDS encoding nitrite/sulfite reductase, whose protein sequence is MYVYDEYDQRIIEDRVKQFRDQTRRYLAGELSEEEFRPLRLQNGLYVQRFAPMLRVAVPYGQLTSRQTRMMAKIARDFDKGYAHISTRQNVQFNWPALEDVPDILAELATVQMHAIQTSGNCLRNVTTDQFAGVAADELIDPRPWCEIVRQWTTFHPEFAYLPRKFKIAINGSTSDRAAIEVHDIGLEPVHNAAGELGFRVLVGGGLGRTPVVGAFINEFLPWQDLLSYLDAILRVYNRYGRRDNKYKARIKILVKALTPEVFAQKVDAEMEHLRGGQTTLTEAEVHRVAKHFVDPDYKALSNLDAELAELDQQHPGFARWRVRNTLAHKKPGYVAVTLSLKPTGVAPGDITDKQLDGVADLAERYSYGQLRTSHEQNIILADVEQSQLFTLWGELREQGFATPNIGLLTDIICCPGGDFCSLANAKSIPIAESIQRRFDDLDYLFDIGELDLNISGCMNACGHHHVGHIGILGVDKKGEEFYQVSLGGSASRDASLGKILGPSFAQEAMPEVIGKLIDVYIEQRTEDERFIDTYQRIGIDLFKERVYAANH, encoded by the coding sequence ATGTACGTATACGACGAATACGATCAGCGCATCATCGAGGACCGCGTCAAGCAGTTCCGTGATCAGACCCGACGCTATCTGGCAGGTGAACTGAGCGAAGAAGAGTTCCGCCCTCTGCGCCTGCAAAATGGCCTTTATGTTCAGCGCTTTGCGCCGATGCTGCGGGTTGCCGTGCCCTATGGCCAATTGACTTCGCGCCAGACGCGGATGATGGCCAAGATTGCCCGCGACTTCGACAAAGGCTACGCCCACATCAGTACCCGCCAGAACGTTCAGTTCAACTGGCCGGCGCTGGAAGACGTGCCGGACATCCTCGCTGAGTTGGCCACCGTGCAGATGCACGCGATTCAGACCAGCGGTAACTGCTTGCGCAACGTCACCACCGACCAGTTCGCAGGTGTTGCCGCCGATGAGCTGATTGATCCGCGCCCGTGGTGCGAAATTGTCCGTCAGTGGACCACCTTCCACCCGGAATTCGCCTACCTGCCGCGCAAGTTCAAGATCGCCATCAATGGCTCGACTTCGGACCGTGCAGCGATTGAAGTCCATGACATCGGCCTGGAGCCGGTACACAACGCTGCAGGCGAACTGGGTTTCCGCGTACTGGTGGGTGGCGGCCTGGGTCGTACCCCGGTGGTGGGGGCCTTCATCAATGAGTTCCTGCCATGGCAGGACCTGTTGAGCTACCTCGACGCTATCCTGCGGGTCTACAACCGCTATGGCCGTCGTGACAACAAGTACAAGGCCCGCATCAAGATCCTGGTGAAAGCGCTGACCCCTGAAGTCTTCGCCCAGAAAGTCGACGCCGAGATGGAACACCTGCGCGGCGGCCAGACCACCCTGACCGAAGCTGAAGTGCATCGCGTCGCCAAACACTTCGTCGACCCGGACTACAAGGCCTTGAGCAATCTGGACGCCGAATTGGCCGAGCTCGATCAACAACACCCAGGCTTTGCCCGCTGGCGTGTGCGCAATACCCTGGCTCACAAGAAGCCAGGCTATGTCGCCGTGACCCTGTCGCTCAAGCCGACTGGCGTAGCACCGGGCGATATCACTGACAAGCAACTGGACGGCGTCGCCGACCTGGCCGAGCGCTACAGTTATGGCCAACTGCGCACCTCCCACGAACAGAACATCATCCTGGCCGATGTTGAACAGAGCCAGTTGTTCACCCTGTGGGGCGAGTTGCGCGAACAAGGTTTCGCCACGCCGAACATCGGCCTGTTGACCGACATCATCTGCTGCCCGGGCGGCGACTTCTGCTCCCTGGCCAACGCCAAGTCGATCCCGATTGCCGAGTCGATCCAGCGTCGTTTCGATGACCTGGATTACCTGTTCGACATCGGCGAACTGGACCTGAACATCTCCGGCTGCATGAACGCCTGTGGTCACCACCACGTCGGCCATATCGGCATCCTCGGGGTGGACAAGAAAGGCGAAGAATTCTACCAAGTGTCCCTGGGCGGCAGTGCCAGCCGCGACGCGAGCCTGGGCAAGATCCTCGGCCCGTCCTTCGCCCAGGAAGCCATGCCTGAAGTGATCGGCAAGCTGATTGATGTCTACATTGAACAGCGCACCGAAGATGAGCGTTTCATCGACACCTATCAGCGCATCGGCATCGACCTGTTCAAGGAGCGCGTCTATGCAGCGAATCATTAA
- a CDS encoding DUF934 domain-containing protein, translating to MQRIIKNNEVVDETWHLLPKDATLDGISNCDDLIVPLALWREHAHALKARDGGLGVWLDAEEEAEEIGDDVTNFQVIALNFPAFTDGRNYSNARLLRDRYGYKGELRAIGDVLRDQLFYLHRCGFDAYALRADKDPYEALESLKDFSVTYQAATDEPLPLFRRR from the coding sequence ATGCAGCGAATCATTAAAAACAACGAAGTGGTCGACGAAACCTGGCACCTGTTGCCCAAGGACGCGACCCTCGATGGCATCTCCAACTGCGACGACCTGATCGTGCCGCTGGCCCTGTGGCGCGAGCACGCTCACGCTCTCAAGGCCCGCGATGGCGGCCTGGGTGTGTGGCTGGACGCGGAAGAAGAAGCCGAAGAAATCGGTGACGATGTGACCAACTTCCAGGTCATCGCCCTGAACTTCCCGGCCTTCACCGACGGTCGCAACTACTCCAACGCCCGCCTGCTGCGTGACCGTTATGGTTACAAGGGTGAGCTGCGGGCGATTGGCGATGTGCTCCGCGACCAACTGTTCTACCTGCACCGCTGCGGGTTCGATGCCTACGCCTTGCGCGCTGACAAAGACCCGTATGAAGCCCTGGAAAGTCTCAAGGACTTCTCGGTGACCTACCAGGCAGCGACTGACGAACCGTTGCCGTTGTTCCGCCGGCGCTAA